The Gopherus flavomarginatus isolate rGopFla2 chromosome 25, rGopFla2.mat.asm, whole genome shotgun sequence genome has a segment encoding these proteins:
- the HOXB1 gene encoding homeobox protein Hox-B1 yields MDNTRMNSFLEYAICNRGTSAYSPKGYHHLEQGATSFPACSGTPSSDSYNGDGRFVVAGSATVPSHPAQPNPGYHHPHPSGLGLPFSGSASAGYPPQACNPSYGHHQFYLSQQETDGVYFQSAPAGSNLSSGSDGYCSAVSGSGQYQHHPYGQEQQGYLQGAYSHLSSALNEDKDHACPSELCPTASLTQTFDWMKVKRNPPKTAKVSEYGLVGPPNAIRTNFTTKQLTELEKEFHFNKYLTRARRVEIAATLELNETQVKIWFQNRRMKQKKREREGLAPAPAPRAAKEVGEASDQSNFTSPEASPNSVSS; encoded by the exons ATGGACAATACTAGGATGAACTCTTTCTTAGAGTATGCAATTTGTAACCGTGGGACGAGCGCCTACTCACCCAAGGGCTACCATCATTTAGAGCAAGGGGCAACCTCCTTCCCTGCTTGCTCAGGTACACCCAGCAGTGACAGTTATAATGGAGACGGACGCTTTGTAGTAGCAGGGAGCGCTACGGTGCCCAGCCATCCTGCTCAGCCGAACCCAGGCTACCATCACCCCCACCCTTCAGGGCTTGGCCTCCCCTTCTCGGGCTCTGCCTCAGCAGGGTACCCGCCCCAAGCCTGCAATCCCAGCTACGGGCATCACCAGTTCTACCTCAGCCAGCAGGAAACGGATGGCGTGTATTTCCAATCTGCCCCCGCTGGATCTAACCTCAGCTCTGGGTCAGACGGCTACTGCTCCGCTGTGTCAGGGTCTGGACAGTACCAACACCACCCCTATGGCCAGGAGCAGCAAGGCTACTTGCAGGGAGCTTACAGCCACCTTTCGTCTGCTTTAAACGAGGACAAAGATCACGCCTGCCCCTCTGAGCTCTGCCCCACCGCCAGCCTCACACAGACCTTCGACTGGATGAAAGTGAAGAGGAATCCTCCCAAAACAG CTAAAGTGTCTGAATATGGACTGGTCGGGCCCCCCAACGCCATCCGGACCAACTTCACCACCAAGCAGCTGACCGAGCTGGAGAAGGAGTTTCACTTTAACAAGTACCTCACCCGGGCCAGGCGAGTGGAAATCGCCGCCACCTTGGAACTCAACGAAACCCAGGTGAAGATCTGGTTCCAGAACCGGCGGATGAAGCAGAAAAAGCGGGAGAGGGAAGGCCTggcccccgctcctgcccccagGGCTGCTAAGGAAGTGGGCGAAGCCTCGGACCAGTCCAACTTCACCTCACCTGAGGCCTCTCCCAACTCCGTTTCCTCCTGA